The window GTAATTGATACTAGAACTATCTTATTTAGAGTATAGATTATTTAGTAGCAATTCACCAATATTTTTTTGTAGCCATTAAAATCCTACTCCTTGTTTTTATGGTTCATATATTTTCTCTTTGTACCAATCCTTTTCAGTAGTGCCCATAGCTTGTCAGATAGCAACAGAATCGTTGCAGCGAAATTGTTTCGGGCTATAGCAGAAAAGAGGGACGGAGGTGTACATCTGAAGAGTAATTTTCCTTACAAATATTAGTAAAAAAAACTGGATACAACACACTATCAAAGAGGAAAAGGGGGTTGGAGGTTACAGAATTAATCTATAATCGTTCCAACCAGTACCCGGGTCTTCGACTATTATGCATAACTGCAACAATATAAATAACATTATCTTTTTCGCGATAAATAATGGAAAAAGGAAATCTGGCAAGCAAGAATCTTCGAAAACCATTTTGAAATATTGGCCATGTTCCTGGAAATTCAATAATAACCTGATAAGCCGGTTCAAGCTCATTCAAAAAATCTTCACCTAGACCAGCAACCTTCTCCTGATACCAATCATACGAAGCTTTTATTTCAAGTGATACATCAGGATGAAATACTAATTCGGGCACTTACACTATCCTACTACCTGTTTTCTTATTTCTGCCCACTTAACTGGCTTTACATCACCTGAAATAAGTTCTGAATATCTTCTATCGGCCAATTCCGCCCATGCATGGTCAACAGTTTCTTCCTGAGGAGCTTCAAGTGAAGTTATTAAACAATGCGCAACTAGTGCCCTGTCTTGTGCGCTTAATTGCTTTACATCTTCAATAACCTGCTTAACTTTTACAGCCATAATTATATTACCTCTTTTTTTATCAAAACCTACCTCATTATTCTATCATATTTCACTACTGTTCACATAGAAAAATGATAAAGAAAGTATACAGAGCTAATAATAAAAACCTCTTTACAAAGATCCAAGGTTTCTAATGCTCCTTAACAGGGCTAATATTAAACCAAAAGAGTAATTTCTTTAATAAATATCAGAGAAAAGAGGGACGGAGGTGTACATCTGCAGCCTTTTGCACTTGACTGATTAGCAACCTGGCAATACGATAAAAAAAAAGACATATGGTTAATTGAGGTGAAATATGTTGGTAGTAGAGGAAGAACTGACTGGACAGATTACTCGCTCTATGGGAAAAGCTGCAAGAGAGCAACTGACCCCCGGGGAAATGCTGAAGTTTGCTCGACTGGATGCTGGTCTTACACAAACAAAACTCGCCACACTGGCAGGTGTTGGAAACAGATCCGGGATAGCCTTGATGGAAGCGGGAACAAGGACCATCTCAGATAAGATGGCTGAGAGACTGGCTGGATACCTCAGTATAAGTTCTGAGATTTTAAAAACTACTTTTTACCCTCGATTTAATGAAATTATATAGTAGAGTTTATTTCCCGAACTGACAATAAATTATCTGATTTAGCAGTATTATGCGCGTCTCCAACCCCGTGGTGTATTTTAATACATCCGAAAGTCTTTCTTTGTGATGATAAAGTTAATACAGAAACTTTCCACATTCCCACTTTTTCTTTAGAATACCTGAATGTTCAAATTCGTCGTTTATCTGCTTCAAACTATATTTTCACTTCTCTTCAAGAAGGAAAAGGATATCATATTCACTATTTTGCTTCTCAAAAAAGAGAACGAAATATTGAAGCGACATTCTATCGTTAATAATCAAAAATTAAATCTCAAAATGAAAGATAGATTTATACTTTCCATAATTGGGCAGCTTTCACGACGTGCTCTTCTACATCTATCAATAGTGAGACCGGAAACTCTCCTGAAATGGCAGAGACAATTTATCAGAAAGAGGTGGACATTTTACAACAGGAAAAAGGGAAGACCATATATAAAGAAAGACATAAAAAATCTAATACTAGAAATGAAGCAAGATAACCGGTTCTGGGGATGCAGAAAAATCTCAGATGAATTGAATAAAGTAGACATTGATGTTCATTTCACTACTGTTAATAAGATCCTGCAAACCTTTAGGAAGAATGGTCAATTGAAGCCCGTAGGTTGTTGGAAAAAATTTCTTAAGGCTCATTGGAACTCACTCTACAGCATGGATTTTTTTACTATTGATACTTTATTTGGCAAGAGAT of the Oceanispirochaeta sp. M1 genome contains:
- a CDS encoding type II toxin-antitoxin system RelE/ParE family toxin; its protein translation is MPELVFHPDVSLEIKASYDWYQEKVAGLGEDFLNELEPAYQVIIEFPGTWPIFQNGFRRFLLARFPFSIIYREKDNVIYIVAVMHNSRRPGYWLERL
- a CDS encoding addiction module protein, which codes for MAVKVKQVIEDVKQLSAQDRALVAHCLITSLEAPQEETVDHAWAELADRRYSELISGDVKPVKWAEIRKQVVG
- a CDS encoding helix-turn-helix transcriptional regulator; translation: MLVVEEELTGQITRSMGKAAREQLTPGEMLKFARLDAGLTQTKLATLAGVGNRSGIALMEAGTRTISDKMAERLAGYLSISSEILKTTFYPRFNEII
- a CDS encoding integrase core domain-containing protein, with amino-acid sequence MFKFVVYLLQTIFSLLFKKEKDIIFTILLLKKENEILKRHSIVNNQKLNLKMKDRFILSIIGQLSRRALLHLSIVRPETLLKWQRQFIRKRWTFYNRKKGRPYIKKDIKNLILEMKQDNRFWGCRKISDELNKVDIDVHFTTVNKILQTFRKNGQLKPVGCWKKFLKAHWNSLYSMDFFTIDTLFGKRFYILVILELKSRRIVKFDLTEYPTREFVRQRIIDFSYDYPDKKYLIHDNAAQFTTIDFSQYGITGINTSPYAPNMNAHVERVIGTIRREALDHFLLFTEKQVQKIVKEFVHYYNNFRPHQGINRIPNENISERSGSIRKKSILSGTHHHYFRSSA